In one window of Opitutus sp. GAS368 DNA:
- a CDS encoding glycosyl hydrolase 53 family protein, whose amino-acid sequence MKSFPAAALVLPILLGLAGCATDRAVPPAPRPVLAYAIGADLSFLRQAEARGTVFKDQGAARPGLQIFRDHGYNWIRLRIFPTPDELPNDLAYTLALAREAKQLGFKFLLDFHYSDTWADPAKQFLPAAWTGKSHAELVNLIHDYTRDTIRAFREAGVMPDMVQPGNEIINGMLWPDGRLPAQWDHLAALLKSAIAGVDAGRGDAPRPRIMIHIDRGGDRAGTQAFFDQCLARGVDFDVIGQSYYPWWHGSILDLRENLAFMAETYRKDIIVVETAYNWRPAEYKSGGAPFPETPEGQRGFLDEVNRAVLATPHGLGKGVFWWEPAVSLSPIHSRGMFDAEGNALPVISVFDRFARGHPPKKSAP is encoded by the coding sequence ATGAAATCCTTCCCCGCAGCCGCGCTGGTCCTGCCGATCCTGCTCGGCCTGGCCGGCTGCGCAACGGACCGCGCCGTGCCGCCCGCCCCGCGGCCGGTGCTGGCCTACGCCATCGGCGCCGACCTGTCGTTCCTTCGTCAGGCCGAGGCCCGCGGCACAGTGTTCAAGGACCAGGGCGCGGCCCGGCCCGGTCTGCAAATCTTCCGCGACCACGGTTACAACTGGATCCGGCTGCGGATCTTCCCCACGCCTGACGAGCTGCCGAACGACCTCGCCTACACCCTGGCCCTCGCGCGCGAGGCGAAACAGCTCGGTTTCAAATTCCTGCTCGATTTCCACTACTCGGACACGTGGGCGGACCCCGCCAAGCAGTTCCTGCCCGCCGCCTGGACGGGCAAGTCGCATGCGGAACTGGTGAACCTGATCCACGACTACACCCGCGATACGATCCGGGCCTTCCGCGAGGCGGGCGTCATGCCCGACATGGTCCAGCCGGGCAACGAGATCATCAACGGCATGCTGTGGCCCGACGGCCGCCTGCCCGCGCAGTGGGACCACCTCGCCGCGCTCCTGAAATCCGCCATCGCCGGTGTCGACGCCGGGCGCGGCGATGCCCCGCGGCCGCGCATCATGATTCACATCGATCGCGGCGGCGACCGGGCCGGCACGCAGGCGTTTTTCGACCAATGCCTCGCGCGGGGGGTCGACTTCGATGTCATCGGCCAGAGTTATTATCCGTGGTGGCACGGCTCGATTCTCGACCTGCGGGAGAACCTCGCCTTCATGGCGGAGACCTACCGCAAAGACATCATCGTGGTGGAGACCGCCTACAATTGGCGCCCGGCCGAATACAAGTCGGGCGGCGCCCCGTTCCCCGAGACCCCGGAGGGCCAGCGCGGCTTCCTCGATGAGGTGAACCGCGCCGTCCTCGCCACCCCGCACGGCCTCGGCAAGGGGGTCTTCTGGTGGGAGCCGGCCGTGTCGCTCTCGCCGATCCACAGCCGCGGCATGTTCGACGCGGAAGGCAACGCGCTGCCGGTGATCTCCGTCTTCGACAGATTCGCCCGCGGCCATCCACCCAAGAAGTCCGCGCCCTGA
- a CDS encoding TCR/Tet family MFS transporter: METTAPRPPAVKFIFVTLTLAIMGFGLLIPVLPKLIVQFRGGDLTSGSHTYGIIFTIYALMQFIGSPILGSLSDRFGRRRIILIATAGSAIDYVIMACAPSLWWLFVARTIAGFTAGVFATANAYIVDVTPPEKRAGAFGLLGGAFGIGFVLGPLLGGFLAEYDLRLPFWVAAGCSATNWLWGFFVLPESLQPGNRRDFSWARANPFGALAALKNFPAVLGLVESYFLLMMAQAVTFSTWALYTDYRYHWSPRMVGFSLMFAGVMSGVFQAVLVRRIVPKLGETRAVLTGLCISCLGYLAYGSATQGWMIFVIVVFVCMAGVAGPALQSYISRHVPANQQGAVQGVLSGLQSLGMIPGGLMATWSFGWAISPDRSYHVPGLAFFEASLLVFIALVLVQRSFRKDVAAAAAKAAA, from the coding sequence ATGGAGACCACCGCGCCCCGTCCGCCTGCCGTCAAGTTCATCTTTGTCACGCTGACGCTTGCCATCATGGGCTTCGGCCTGCTCATCCCGGTCCTGCCGAAGCTCATCGTGCAGTTCCGCGGCGGCGACCTCACGAGCGGCTCGCACACCTACGGCATCATCTTCACCATCTACGCGCTGATGCAGTTCATCGGCTCGCCGATCCTCGGTTCGTTGTCCGACCGGTTCGGCCGCCGCCGCATCATCCTGATCGCCACGGCCGGCTCGGCCATCGACTACGTGATCATGGCCTGCGCCCCGTCGCTCTGGTGGCTCTTCGTGGCGCGGACGATCGCCGGGTTCACGGCCGGCGTCTTCGCCACGGCCAACGCCTACATCGTGGACGTCACGCCACCGGAGAAGCGCGCCGGTGCCTTCGGTCTGCTGGGCGGCGCGTTCGGCATTGGTTTCGTTCTCGGTCCGCTGCTCGGCGGCTTCCTGGCGGAGTATGACCTGCGGCTGCCCTTCTGGGTCGCGGCCGGCTGCTCGGCCACCAACTGGCTGTGGGGGTTCTTCGTGCTGCCCGAATCCCTCCAGCCCGGGAACCGCCGCGACTTTTCCTGGGCCCGCGCCAACCCCTTCGGCGCACTGGCCGCGCTCAAGAATTTCCCCGCGGTGCTCGGGCTGGTCGAGTCCTACTTCCTCCTGATGATGGCGCAGGCCGTGACCTTCTCCACCTGGGCGCTCTACACGGACTACCGGTATCATTGGTCTCCGCGCATGGTCGGCTTCTCGCTGATGTTCGCCGGCGTGATGTCCGGCGTGTTCCAGGCCGTGCTCGTGCGGCGCATCGTGCCCAAGCTGGGTGAAACCCGCGCCGTGCTGACCGGCCTGTGCATCTCCTGCCTCGGCTACCTGGCCTATGGCTCCGCCACGCAGGGCTGGATGATCTTCGTGATCGTCGTGTTCGTCTGCATGGCCGGCGTCGCCGGGCCGGCGTTGCAGTCGTATATCAGCCGGCACGTGCCCGCGAACCAACAGGGCGCGGTGCAGGGCGTGTTGAGCGGCCTGCAGAGTCTCGGCATGATCCCCGGCGGGCTCATGGCGACCTGGAGCTTCGGCTGGGCGATCTCGCCGGACCGGTCGTATCACGTGCCCGGCCTCGCCTTCTTCGAGGCGTCGTTGCTCGTCTTCATCGCCCTGGTGCTCGTGCAGCGCAGCTTCCGCAAGGATGTGGCCGCGGCCGCCGCGAAGGCGGCGGCCTGA
- a CDS encoding TonB-dependent receptor, whose amino-acid sequence MSKRSVSGLRQACALIACASLNVVAGYAQQSAAETPVKLEKFVVTGSNIPSTLTAGEADALPVVSIDRKAIDATGYSTAADLLQKITASNGGAVPISNNATGFTPAAASISLHGLGPEATLVLINGHRVADYPIGNGGQTAFVDLNSIPLSAVERIEVLTSGASAIYGADAVAGVVNIIFRKNFDGAQATFKYGNTTNKDSHELVASFVQGVSNETGSLTAGLDYFSRAAIFNHDRSYSTIPPYVSTNAIPINAQITTAAYDQALGLPAGTRPPGVTKDVFYADPGVFPGASGGNSVPADGNIVPGSTNKGNTPASQYIYSNGRQSVWNFNQTSGAYPAFSHYGAFVNGERKLFGMDNVKAYVDMSYQHNFSESQLAPLATGTFTTPGSVEYVIPANTPNPLPTPDGRARAAAPGAYNPFNPFNVDITGGTKFRLFEFGNRILKSDSDAFMATAGVKMDHILDTWNVDMGARYSTIGVHQDFKLVSTSRFNQIVNANDPIFNPASSTYIGTTTPYNPFGYSPDNPIPSNALTVNYATVHVKDQFTSYLRNPFFTVSSGEVAKLPAGDIGAALGVDYRIETLEQNPDAISLLGDDGSGAENFVNKSRSVLAFFGEIKVPLISPSQHIPGAYDLSVQAAARDERFLTSKQSKLVPEVAFRYQPIDDTLTLRASFGKGIRQPSLFELYGGTVNGLTALVDPRTGTGLPETPTQQGSNTALRSEETKTYTAGIVWSPKAYGLKGFTANVDWWRVERVGTVISNPQNVLDRRFGASPGGLQPGESVTLDGAGTILGVTAPYINAGQTIAQGFDFEASYVQNTASLGRFDYGVGGTYFYSFKQSFILGQPVTEQIGTDASGGQGLDGYIKWKTKANIDWNYKNFDTFAVLNYTGGFLDYDADGNPFNVKAMITLDLQFSYTFHDGMLTKYMDNTKLTIGGLNVLDKNPPFSSGSGSNASGYPGFLYDSTGRFLYVQLSRKF is encoded by the coding sequence ATGAGCAAACGCTCCGTAAGTGGATTACGGCAGGCCTGCGCGTTAATCGCGTGCGCCTCCCTCAACGTGGTTGCTGGCTACGCCCAGCAATCTGCTGCTGAAACGCCCGTGAAACTGGAAAAGTTCGTCGTCACGGGATCGAACATTCCTTCCACGCTCACGGCCGGCGAAGCCGATGCGCTCCCGGTCGTCTCGATCGACCGCAAGGCGATCGATGCCACGGGCTACTCGACCGCCGCCGATCTGCTGCAGAAGATCACGGCCTCCAACGGTGGCGCGGTCCCGATCTCCAACAACGCCACCGGGTTCACCCCGGCCGCCGCGTCCATCTCGCTGCACGGCCTCGGGCCGGAAGCCACGCTGGTGCTGATCAACGGCCACCGCGTGGCTGATTATCCGATCGGCAATGGCGGCCAGACCGCCTTCGTCGACCTCAACAGCATTCCGCTTTCGGCGGTCGAGCGCATCGAGGTGCTCACCAGCGGCGCTTCGGCCATTTACGGCGCCGATGCCGTCGCCGGCGTGGTGAACATCATCTTCCGGAAAAACTTCGATGGCGCCCAGGCTACCTTCAAGTATGGCAATACGACCAACAAGGACTCCCATGAGCTCGTCGCGAGCTTTGTCCAGGGCGTCTCGAATGAAACCGGCAGCCTCACCGCCGGCCTGGATTATTTCAGCCGGGCGGCGATCTTCAACCATGACCGCTCCTACTCGACGATCCCGCCGTATGTGAGCACCAACGCCATTCCGATCAACGCCCAGATCACCACGGCGGCCTATGACCAGGCCCTCGGCCTGCCCGCCGGCACCCGGCCCCCGGGCGTGACCAAGGACGTGTTCTACGCCGACCCCGGCGTGTTCCCCGGCGCTTCGGGCGGCAACTCCGTCCCCGCGGACGGCAATATCGTGCCCGGCAGCACCAACAAGGGTAACACCCCCGCCAGCCAGTATATCTACTCGAACGGCCGCCAGTCGGTCTGGAACTTCAACCAGACCTCCGGCGCTTATCCCGCCTTCTCGCACTACGGCGCCTTCGTCAACGGCGAGCGCAAGCTGTTCGGCATGGATAACGTCAAGGCCTACGTCGACATGTCCTACCAGCACAACTTCTCGGAGTCGCAGCTCGCTCCCCTGGCGACCGGCACGTTCACCACTCCGGGCAGCGTGGAGTATGTCATTCCGGCCAACACCCCCAACCCGTTGCCCACGCCCGATGGTCGCGCCCGTGCGGCCGCCCCGGGAGCCTACAATCCGTTCAATCCGTTCAACGTCGACATCACCGGCGGCACCAAATTCCGCCTGTTTGAGTTCGGCAACCGCATCCTCAAGTCCGACAGCGACGCCTTCATGGCCACCGCGGGCGTGAAGATGGACCATATCCTGGACACTTGGAACGTGGACATGGGTGCCCGTTACAGCACCATCGGCGTGCACCAGGACTTCAAGCTGGTTTCGACCTCGCGCTTCAACCAGATCGTAAACGCCAACGACCCGATCTTCAACCCGGCCAGCTCGACCTACATCGGCACGACCACGCCCTACAATCCGTTCGGCTATTCCCCCGACAACCCGATCCCGTCGAACGCCCTCACCGTCAACTACGCGACGGTCCACGTGAAGGACCAGTTCACGAGCTATCTCCGCAATCCCTTCTTCACCGTGAGCTCCGGTGAAGTCGCCAAGCTCCCGGCCGGTGACATCGGCGCCGCCCTGGGCGTCGACTACCGCATCGAGACCCTCGAGCAGAATCCCGACGCGATCAGCCTGCTCGGTGACGATGGCAGTGGTGCGGAAAACTTCGTCAACAAGAGCCGCAGCGTCCTCGCCTTCTTCGGTGAGATCAAGGTGCCGCTGATCAGCCCGAGCCAGCACATCCCCGGCGCCTATGACCTGTCGGTCCAGGCGGCGGCGCGCGATGAGCGCTTCCTCACCAGCAAACAGAGCAAGCTGGTGCCTGAGGTGGCCTTCCGTTATCAGCCGATTGACGACACCCTCACCCTCCGCGCCAGCTTCGGCAAGGGTATCCGCCAGCCCTCCCTGTTCGAGTTGTATGGCGGCACGGTCAACGGCCTCACGGCGCTGGTGGATCCGCGCACCGGCACCGGCCTCCCGGAAACCCCCACGCAGCAGGGTTCCAACACCGCCCTCCGGTCTGAGGAGACCAAGACCTACACCGCCGGCATTGTCTGGTCCCCCAAGGCATACGGTCTGAAGGGTTTCACGGCCAACGTCGACTGGTGGCGCGTGGAACGCGTGGGCACGGTCATCTCGAACCCGCAGAACGTGCTGGATCGCCGCTTTGGCGCCTCGCCGGGCGGACTGCAGCCGGGTGAATCCGTCACCCTGGACGGTGCCGGCACCATTCTCGGTGTCACCGCTCCCTACATCAATGCGGGCCAGACGATTGCCCAAGGCTTCGATTTCGAGGCCAGCTATGTGCAGAACACCGCCTCCCTGGGCCGGTTCGACTACGGTGTCGGCGGCACCTACTTCTATTCGTTCAAGCAGTCCTTCATCCTCGGCCAGCCGGTGACGGAGCAGATCGGCACCGATGCCAGCGGCGGTCAGGGTCTGGACGGCTACATCAAGTGGAAGACCAAGGCCAACATCGACTGGAACTACAAGAACTTCGACACCTTCGCGGTGCTCAATTACACCGGTGGCTTCCTCGACTACGATGCCGACGGCAATCCGTTCAACGTGAAGGCCATGATCACCCTGGATCTCCAGTTCAGCTATACCTTCCACGACGGCATGCTCACCAAGTATATGGACAACACGAAGCTCACGATCGGCGGACTCAACGTGCTGGATAAGAACCCCCCGTTCTCGTCCGGCAGCGGCAGCAACGCCTCGGGCTATCCCGGGTTCCTCTACGACTCCACGGGACGCTTCCTCTACGTGCAGCTGAGCCGGAAGTTCTGA
- a CDS encoding disulfide bond formation protein DsbA, with the protein MKVTYYLEVISSWCYWVEPTWAELQRRYAGRVDFEWKIALMRREDYPVSREQCDWFYRRSGLMMKSPFMLNSGWLEPWREGLFPAASYVAEAGKDFGLTGDELRLALAHAADRDGLKVASMDAAIKVAVKATTRLRQASARQELDGKKLRARAESAEVAARIQASTAEFFAHQIDQRPAFILTSEIGDKAVFSGMVKIEPLAATIESMLSDLAGYAAHKAHFGGPPKA; encoded by the coding sequence ATGAAAGTCACCTACTATCTCGAGGTCATTTCATCGTGGTGCTACTGGGTCGAGCCGACCTGGGCCGAGCTGCAGCGCCGCTACGCCGGCCGCGTGGACTTCGAGTGGAAGATCGCGCTGATGCGCCGGGAGGACTACCCGGTCTCGCGCGAGCAGTGCGACTGGTTCTACCGCCGCAGCGGCCTGATGATGAAGTCGCCCTTCATGCTGAACTCGGGCTGGCTGGAGCCGTGGCGCGAGGGGCTGTTCCCCGCCGCCAGCTACGTGGCGGAGGCGGGCAAGGATTTCGGGCTCACCGGCGACGAGCTGCGGCTGGCGCTGGCCCACGCGGCGGACCGCGACGGCCTCAAGGTCGCCTCGATGGACGCGGCGATCAAGGTGGCGGTGAAGGCGACCACCCGCCTTCGCCAGGCTTCGGCGCGGCAAGAGCTCGACGGCAAAAAATTGCGCGCCCGGGCCGAGTCGGCCGAGGTGGCCGCGCGGATCCAGGCCAGCACGGCGGAGTTCTTCGCGCACCAGATCGACCAGCGCCCGGCGTTCATCCTCACGAGCGAGATCGGCGACAAGGCGGTGTTCTCCGGCATGGTGAAGATCGAGCCGCTGGCGGCCACGATCGAGTCGATGCTTTCGGATCTGGCGGGTTATGCCGCCCATAAAGCCCATTTTGGCGGCCCGCCGAAGGCCTGA
- a CDS encoding toprim domain-containing protein, whose translation MAQAYTEASIKTLSSLEHIRLRPGMYIGRLGNGAHAEDGIYVLLKETIDNSIDEFMMGGGRKIEVELTDRSVKVRDYGRGIPLGKLVDCVSIINTGAKYDSETFQKAVGLNGVGQKAVNALSLTYRAQAVRDGETKVVEFEKGKLKTQSRVTKTEERTGTIIEFTPDEKLFGSDFKFRTEFIEDMLWNYAFLNRGLTLTLNGKPFKSENGLKDLLTKELSGEPLYPIIHLEGEDIEIALTHGKHYGEEYWSFVNGQHTTMGGTHLAAFREALVETLRNHFKKDFDAADVRQSIDAAIVVRVQEPVFESQTKTKLGSADLGPKGPSIKEFVGKFMQQSLDTYLHKNRETAEIIKAKIEENEHERKELAGIRNIARERAKKASLHNRKLRDCRLHLGDRNERAEESTLFIVEGDSAAGSLTATRDVQTQAVFALKGKPLNTYGLTKKVIYENEEFHLLQAALNIEDGMDGLRYNRIVIATDADVDGMHIRLLLLSFFLQFFPDVIRQGHLFILQTPLFRVRNKKITRYCYSESEKQAAVAECGATHEITRFKGLGEISAGEFKDFIGENIRLDPVNLHHLYSSDELLSFFMGKNTPERQDFIIDNLRVEKDLVEV comes from the coding sequence ATGGCCCAAGCCTACACCGAAGCCAGCATCAAGACCCTCAGCTCCCTCGAGCACATCCGGCTCCGCCCCGGCATGTATATCGGCCGGCTCGGCAACGGCGCCCACGCCGAGGACGGCATCTACGTCCTGCTCAAGGAGACCATCGATAACTCCATCGACGAATTCATGATGGGCGGCGGCCGCAAGATCGAGGTCGAGCTCACCGACCGCTCCGTCAAGGTCCGCGACTACGGCCGCGGCATCCCGCTGGGCAAGCTCGTGGACTGCGTCTCCATCATCAACACCGGCGCCAAATACGACTCCGAAACCTTCCAGAAGGCCGTCGGCCTCAACGGCGTCGGCCAGAAGGCCGTCAACGCCCTCTCCCTCACCTACCGCGCCCAGGCCGTCCGCGACGGTGAGACCAAGGTCGTCGAGTTCGAGAAGGGCAAGCTCAAGACCCAGTCGCGCGTCACCAAGACCGAGGAGCGCACCGGCACCATCATCGAGTTCACGCCCGACGAGAAACTCTTCGGCTCCGACTTCAAGTTCCGCACCGAGTTCATCGAGGACATGCTGTGGAACTACGCCTTCCTCAACCGCGGCCTCACCCTCACGCTCAACGGCAAGCCCTTCAAGTCGGAGAACGGCCTGAAGGACCTCCTCACCAAGGAGCTCTCCGGCGAGCCGCTCTACCCGATCATCCACCTCGAGGGCGAGGACATCGAGATCGCCCTCACCCACGGCAAGCACTACGGCGAGGAATACTGGTCCTTCGTCAACGGCCAGCACACCACCATGGGCGGCACCCACCTCGCCGCCTTCCGCGAGGCCCTCGTCGAGACCCTCCGCAACCACTTCAAGAAGGACTTCGACGCCGCCGACGTCCGCCAGTCGATCGACGCCGCCATCGTCGTCCGCGTGCAGGAGCCCGTCTTCGAGTCGCAGACCAAGACCAAGCTCGGTTCCGCCGACCTCGGCCCCAAGGGCCCCTCGATCAAGGAATTCGTCGGCAAGTTCATGCAGCAGTCGCTCGACACGTATCTCCACAAGAACCGCGAGACGGCCGAGATCATCAAGGCGAAGATCGAGGAGAACGAGCACGAGCGCAAGGAGCTCGCCGGCATCCGCAACATCGCCCGCGAGCGCGCCAAGAAGGCCTCCCTCCACAACCGCAAGCTCCGCGACTGCCGCCTCCACCTCGGCGACCGCAACGAGCGCGCCGAGGAATCCACCCTCTTCATCGTCGAGGGCGACTCCGCCGCCGGCTCCCTCACCGCCACGCGCGACGTCCAGACCCAGGCCGTCTTCGCCCTCAAGGGCAAGCCGCTCAACACCTACGGCCTGACCAAGAAGGTCATCTACGAGAACGAGGAGTTCCACCTCCTCCAGGCCGCCCTCAACATCGAGGACGGCATGGACGGCCTGCGCTACAACCGCATCGTCATCGCCACCGACGCCGACGTGGACGGCATGCACATCCGCCTGCTGCTGCTCTCGTTCTTCCTGCAGTTCTTCCCCGACGTCATCCGCCAGGGCCACCTCTTCATCCTGCAGACGCCCCTCTTCCGCGTCCGCAACAAGAAGATCACGCGCTACTGTTACTCCGAGTCGGAGAAGCAGGCCGCCGTCGCCGAGTGCGGCGCCACGCACGAGATCACGCGCTTCAAGGGCCTCGGCGAGATCAGCGCCGGCGAGTTCAAGGACTTCATCGGCGAGAACATCCGCCTCGACCCGGTGAACCTGCACCACCTCTACAGCTCCGACGAGCTCCTGAGCTTCTTCATGGGCAAGAACACCCCCGAGCGCCAGGACTTCATCATCGACAACCTGAGAGTCGAAAAAGATTTGGTCGAAGTGTGA
- a CDS encoding DNA gyrase/topoisomerase IV subunit A: MAKKKPSKKSDQAELALDGADAPLPSDKRKAVSAKPSEENQPDSPVDTSVPKPSELKASSLPLTAASVEEAPPPKRKKGEKVQDEQAPLAQSYRNWFLDYASYVILDRAVPHIDDGLKPVQRRVLHTLWDMDDGRFHKVANVVGATMKLHPHGDASIGAALVSIGQRAWLIEPQGNYGNTLTGDDAAAPRYIEARLTAFAKDVLFNPKTTTWQLSYDGRNKEPITLPAKFPIVLLEGADGIAVGLSTKILPHNFNDLCRAAINHLQGKTFRILPDFPTGGTADFAEYNDGERGGKVKVRAKIEERSKYLLAVTELPYGVTTESLIESILAANAKGKIKVKHVDDNTADKVEILIHLPQGSEPDKVIQQLYVFTSCQVQLNPAACVIVRDPKTGDDKPHFLGVRDILKASAEATRELLKRELEIRLGELEQQWHWDSLERIFIEERIYRLIEKSKTWESVLAEIRGGLKPFLKQLRREVTDDDIVRLTEIRIKRISAYNRFQADEAMKKIEEGIKETKANLKKLTEYAVAWFESLAEKYGKGIRRKTSYDEIEQIDASEVVSANQRLYVNREDGFIGLNWRQHEFVTECTILDSVLTIMGDASLKVTKVADKTFMGRDIKHVAVWPKEGDTKFYTMIYRDGPEGKSYAKKFQIGGLSRDKLYPLAKTEGSRIVWLDIQEKEKDMPKSVHISLDGRSGARVREFDFDLTPVPVSTRTSKGLTVTKWAVKEVKINDLALK, encoded by the coding sequence ATGGCCAAGAAGAAACCCTCCAAGAAATCCGACCAAGCCGAGCTCGCGCTCGACGGCGCAGACGCGCCGTTGCCAAGCGATAAGCGTAAAGCAGTAAGCGCTAAGCCTTCCGAAGAAAACCAACCGGATTCCCCGGTAGATACCTCCGTTCCGAAGCCTTCCGAGCTTAAAGCTTCAAGCTTACCGCTTACCGCTGCTTCCGTTGAGGAGGCTCCGCCCCCCAAGCGGAAGAAGGGCGAAAAAGTTCAGGACGAACAAGCGCCGTTGGCTCAGAGCTATCGCAATTGGTTTTTGGATTACGCGTCCTACGTCATTCTCGACCGCGCCGTCCCGCACATCGACGACGGCCTGAAGCCCGTCCAGCGCCGCGTCCTCCACACCCTCTGGGACATGGACGACGGCCGCTTCCACAAGGTCGCCAACGTCGTCGGCGCCACGATGAAGCTCCACCCGCACGGCGACGCCTCCATCGGCGCCGCGCTCGTGTCCATCGGCCAGCGCGCCTGGCTCATCGAGCCCCAGGGCAACTACGGCAACACCCTCACTGGCGACGATGCCGCCGCCCCCCGCTACATCGAGGCCCGCCTGACCGCCTTCGCCAAGGACGTCCTCTTCAACCCGAAGACCACCACCTGGCAGCTCAGCTACGACGGCCGCAACAAGGAGCCGATCACCCTCCCCGCCAAGTTCCCCATCGTCCTCCTCGAGGGCGCCGACGGCATCGCGGTCGGCCTCTCGACCAAGATTCTCCCGCACAACTTCAACGACCTCTGCCGCGCGGCCATCAACCACCTCCAGGGAAAAACCTTCCGCATCCTCCCTGACTTCCCGACCGGCGGCACCGCCGACTTCGCGGAATACAACGACGGCGAGCGCGGCGGCAAGGTGAAGGTCCGCGCCAAGATCGAGGAGCGCTCCAAATACCTCCTCGCCGTCACCGAGCTCCCCTACGGCGTCACCACCGAGAGCCTCATCGAGTCCATCCTCGCCGCCAACGCCAAGGGCAAGATCAAGGTCAAGCACGTCGACGACAACACCGCCGACAAGGTCGAGATCCTCATCCACCTCCCGCAGGGCTCCGAGCCCGACAAGGTCATCCAGCAGCTTTACGTCTTCACCAGCTGCCAGGTGCAGCTCAACCCCGCCGCCTGCGTCATCGTCCGCGACCCCAAGACCGGCGATGACAAGCCCCACTTCCTCGGCGTCCGCGACATCCTCAAGGCCAGCGCCGAGGCCACGCGCGAGCTCCTCAAGCGCGAGCTTGAGATCAGGCTCGGCGAGCTCGAGCAGCAGTGGCACTGGGATTCCCTCGAGCGCATCTTCATCGAGGAGCGCATCTACCGCCTCATCGAGAAGTCCAAGACCTGGGAGAGCGTCCTCGCCGAGATCCGCGGCGGCCTGAAGCCCTTCCTCAAGCAGCTCCGCCGCGAGGTGACCGACGACGACATCGTCCGCCTCACCGAGATCCGCATCAAGCGCATCTCCGCCTACAACCGCTTCCAGGCCGACGAGGCCATGAAGAAGATCGAGGAAGGCATCAAGGAGACGAAGGCCAACCTCAAGAAGCTCACCGAGTATGCCGTCGCCTGGTTCGAGTCTCTCGCCGAGAAATACGGCAAGGGTATCAGGCGGAAGACCAGCTACGACGAGATCGAGCAGATCGACGCCTCGGAGGTGGTCTCGGCCAACCAGCGCCTCTACGTCAACCGCGAGGACGGCTTCATCGGCCTCAACTGGCGCCAACACGAGTTCGTCACCGAGTGCACGATCCTCGACTCTGTCCTCACGATCATGGGCGACGCCAGCCTCAAGGTCACGAAGGTCGCCGACAAGACCTTCATGGGCCGCGATATCAAACACGTCGCGGTGTGGCCCAAGGAAGGCGACACGAAGTTCTACACGATGATCTACCGGGACGGCCCCGAGGGAAAGAGCTACGCCAAGAAATTCCAAATCGGCGGCCTCAGCCGCGACAAGCTCTACCCCCTGGCCAAGACCGAAGGCTCGCGGATCGTGTGGCTGGACATTCAGGAGAAAGAAAAGGACATGCCGAAAAGCGTGCACATCTCCTTGGACGGCCGCTCGGGTGCCCGGGTGCGCGAGTTCGATTTCGATCTCACCCCGGTGCCTGTCTCAACCCGGACCTCCAAGGGGCTCACAGTAACAAAGTGGGCTGTTAAAGAGGTAAAGATTAACGATCTGGCTCTGAAGTGA
- a CDS encoding thioredoxin family protein, which produces MAKKTSTPTLDRHPVVSRKKWLAARTRLLTKEKAFTHARERLAAERRALPWVKIDKEYVFEGPKGRETLADLFAGRSQLVIYHFMFGPREKAGCAHCSFWADSFDPIIRHLNQRDVTMLAVSRAPLKKLARFKARMGWSFKWVSSHGSDFNYDFHVSFPEAAVRSGKQFYNYRLGPAFCADREGVSAFYKNSRGEIFHTYSCFARGIDMMNTAYQYLDLVPKGRDEDPDMAQSWVDYHDKYRSTLP; this is translated from the coding sequence ATGGCTAAAAAAACCTCCACCCCCACCCTCGACCGCCACCCGGTCGTATCCCGCAAAAAATGGCTCGCCGCACGCACCCGCCTGCTGACGAAGGAAAAGGCATTCACCCACGCCCGCGAACGGCTCGCCGCGGAACGCCGCGCCCTGCCCTGGGTCAAGATCGACAAGGAGTATGTGTTCGAGGGTCCGAAGGGCCGCGAGACGCTGGCCGACCTGTTCGCGGGGAGAAGCCAGCTGGTCATCTATCACTTCATGTTCGGCCCCCGCGAAAAAGCCGGCTGCGCCCACTGCTCCTTCTGGGCGGACAGCTTCGATCCCATCATCCGGCATCTCAACCAACGCGACGTGACGATGCTCGCGGTGTCGCGCGCGCCGCTGAAAAAGCTGGCGCGGTTCAAAGCCCGCATGGGCTGGAGCTTCAAGTGGGTCTCGTCGCACGGATCGGATTTCAACTACGATTTCCATGTCTCGTTCCCGGAGGCCGCAGTCCGGAGCGGGAAGCAATTCTACAATTACCGCCTGGGGCCGGCCTTTTGCGCCGACCGCGAGGGCGTGAGCGCCTTTTACAAGAACAGCCGGGGGGAGATCTTTCACACCTATTCCTGTTTCGCGCGAGGCATCGACATGATGAACACCGCCTACCAATACCTCGACCTCGTGCCCAAGGGCCGCGACGAGGATCCGGACATGGCCCAATCATGGGTGGACTATCACGACAAATACCGCTCCACGCTGCCATGA